Proteins encoded by one window of Mustela erminea isolate mMusErm1 chromosome 7, mMusErm1.Pri, whole genome shotgun sequence:
- the TIA1 gene encoding nucleolysin TIA-1 isoform X8 yields MSNNEDNLSFLRPVYKSRYVGNLSRDVTEALILQLFSQIGPCKNCKMIMDTAGNDPYCFVEFYEHRHAAAALAAMNGRKIMGKEVKVNWATTPSSQKKDTSNHFHVFVGDLSPEITTEDIKAAFAPFGRISDARVVKDMATGKSKGYGFVSFFNKWDAENAIQQMGGQWLGGRQIRTNWATRKPPAPKSTYESNTKQLSYDEVVNQSSPSNCTVYCGGVTSGLTEQLMRQTFSPFGQIMEIRVFPDKGYSFVRFNSHESAAHAIVSVNGTTIEGHVVKCYWGKETLDMINPVQQQNQIGYPQAYGQWGQWYGNAQQIGQYMPNGWQVPAYGMYGQAWNQQGFNQTQSSAPWMGPNYGVQPPPGQNGSMLPNQPAGYRVAGYETQ; encoded by the exons ATGTCAAATAATGAAGACAACCTCAGCTTTCTCAGGCCAGTCTACAAAAGCAG atATGTCGGCAACCTTTCCAGAGATGTGACAGAAGCTCTAATTCTCCAGCTGTTTAGCCAGATTGGACCTTGTAAAAACTGCAAAATGATTATGGAT ACAGCTGGAAATGATCCATATTGTTTTGTGGAGTTTTATGAGCATCGTCATGCAGCTGCAGCACTGGCTGCTATGAATGGGCGGAAGATAATGGGTAAG GAAGTCAAAGTGAATTGGGCAACAACCCCCAGCAGTCAAAAGAAAGATACAAGCA ATCATTTCCATGTCTTTGTTGGTGATCTCAGTCCAGAAATTACAACTGAAGATATAAAAGCTGCTTTTGCACCATTTGGAAGAATATC AGATGCCCGAGTGGTAAAAGACATGGCAACAGGAAAGTCTAAAGGATATGGCTTTGTCTCctttttcaacaaatgg GATGCCGAAAACGCCATTCAACAGATGGGTGGCCAATGGCTTGGTGGAAGACAAATCAGAACTAACTGGGCAACCCGAAAGCCTCCAGCTCCAAAGAGTACATATGAGT CAAACACCAAACAGCTATCATATGATGAAGTTGTAAATCAGTCTAGTCCGAGCAACTGTACTGTATACTGTGGAGGTGTCACTTCTGGGCTGACAG AACAACTAATGCGTCAGACTTTTTCACCATTTGGACAAATAATGGAAATTCGAGTCTTTCCAGATAAAGGATATTCATTTGTTCG GTTCAATTCCCATGAAAGTGCAGCACATGCAATCGTTTCTGTTAATGGAACTACCATCGAAGGTCATGTGGTGAAATGCTATTGGGGGAAAGAAACTCTTGATATGATAAATCCTGTGCAACAG CAGAATCAAATTGGATATCCACAAGCTTATGGCCAGTGGGGCCAGTGGTATGGAAATGCACAACAAATTGGCCAGTATATGCCTAATGGTTGGCAGGTACCTGCATATGGAATGTATGGCCAAGCATGGAATCAGCAGGGATTTAA TCAGACACAGTCTTCCGCACCGTGGATGGGACCAAATTATGGAGTGCAGCCACCTCCAGGACAGAATGGCAGCATGTTGCCTAATCAGCCTGCAGGGTACCGAGTGGCAGGGTATGAAACCCAGTGA
- the TIA1 gene encoding nucleolysin TIA-1 isoform X7: MSNNEDNLSFLRPVYKSRYVGNLSRDVTEALILQLFSQIGPCKNCKMIMDVRTAGNDPYCFVEFYEHRHAAAALAAMNGRKIMGKEVKVNWATTPSSQKKDTSNHFHVFVGDLSPEITTEDIKAAFAPFGRISDARVVKDMATGKSKGYGFVSFFNKWDAENAIQQMGGQWLGGRQIRTNWATRKPPAPKSTYESNTKQLSYDEVVNQSSPSNCTVYCGGVTSGLTEQLMRQTFSPFGQIMEIRVFPDKGYSFVRFNSHESAAHAIVSVNGTTIEGHVVKCYWGKETLDMINPVQQQNQIGYPQAYGQWGQWYGNAQQIGQYMPNGWQVPAYGMYGQAWNQQGFNQTQSSAPWMGPNYGVQPPPGQNGSMLPNQPAGYRVAGYETQ; this comes from the exons ATGTCAAATAATGAAGACAACCTCAGCTTTCTCAGGCCAGTCTACAAAAGCAG atATGTCGGCAACCTTTCCAGAGATGTGACAGAAGCTCTAATTCTCCAGCTGTTTAGCCAGATTGGACCTTGTAAAAACTGCAAAATGATTATGGATGTAAGG ACAGCTGGAAATGATCCATATTGTTTTGTGGAGTTTTATGAGCATCGTCATGCAGCTGCAGCACTGGCTGCTATGAATGGGCGGAAGATAATGGGTAAG GAAGTCAAAGTGAATTGGGCAACAACCCCCAGCAGTCAAAAGAAAGATACAAGCA ATCATTTCCATGTCTTTGTTGGTGATCTCAGTCCAGAAATTACAACTGAAGATATAAAAGCTGCTTTTGCACCATTTGGAAGAATATC AGATGCCCGAGTGGTAAAAGACATGGCAACAGGAAAGTCTAAAGGATATGGCTTTGTCTCctttttcaacaaatgg GATGCCGAAAACGCCATTCAACAGATGGGTGGCCAATGGCTTGGTGGAAGACAAATCAGAACTAACTGGGCAACCCGAAAGCCTCCAGCTCCAAAGAGTACATATGAGT CAAACACCAAACAGCTATCATATGATGAAGTTGTAAATCAGTCTAGTCCGAGCAACTGTACTGTATACTGTGGAGGTGTCACTTCTGGGCTGACAG AACAACTAATGCGTCAGACTTTTTCACCATTTGGACAAATAATGGAAATTCGAGTCTTTCCAGATAAAGGATATTCATTTGTTCG GTTCAATTCCCATGAAAGTGCAGCACATGCAATCGTTTCTGTTAATGGAACTACCATCGAAGGTCATGTGGTGAAATGCTATTGGGGGAAAGAAACTCTTGATATGATAAATCCTGTGCAACAG CAGAATCAAATTGGATATCCACAAGCTTATGGCCAGTGGGGCCAGTGGTATGGAAATGCACAACAAATTGGCCAGTATATGCCTAATGGTTGGCAGGTACCTGCATATGGAATGTATGGCCAAGCATGGAATCAGCAGGGATTTAA TCAGACACAGTCTTCCGCACCGTGGATGGGACCAAATTATGGAGTGCAGCCACCTCCAGGACAGAATGGCAGCATGTTGCCTAATCAGCCTGCAGGGTACCGAGTGGCAGGGTATGAAACCCAGTGA
- the TIA1 gene encoding nucleolysin TIA-1 isoform X4 has product MSNNEDNLSFLRPVYKSRYVGNLSRDVTEALILQLFSQIGPCKNCKMIMDTAGNDPYCFVEFYEHRHAAAALAAMNGRKIMGKEVKVNWATTPSSQKKDTSSSTVVSTQRSQDHFHVFVGDLSPEITTEDIKAAFAPFGRISDARVVKDMATGKSKGYGFVSFFNKWDAENAIQQMGGQWLGGRQIRTNWATRKPPAPKSTYESNTKQLSYDEVVNQSSPSNCTVYCGGVTSGLTEQLMRQTFSPFGQIMEIRVFPDKGYSFVRFNSHESAAHAIVSVNGTTIEGHVVKCYWGKETLDMINPVQQNQIGYPQAYGQWGQWYGNAQQIGQYMPNGWQVPAYGMYGQAWNQQGFNQTQSSAPWMGPNYGVQPPPGQNGSMLPNQPAGYRVAGYETQ; this is encoded by the exons ATGTCAAATAATGAAGACAACCTCAGCTTTCTCAGGCCAGTCTACAAAAGCAG atATGTCGGCAACCTTTCCAGAGATGTGACAGAAGCTCTAATTCTCCAGCTGTTTAGCCAGATTGGACCTTGTAAAAACTGCAAAATGATTATGGAT ACAGCTGGAAATGATCCATATTGTTTTGTGGAGTTTTATGAGCATCGTCATGCAGCTGCAGCACTGGCTGCTATGAATGGGCGGAAGATAATGGGTAAG GAAGTCAAAGTGAATTGGGCAACAACCCCCAGCAGTCAAAAGAAAGATACAAGCA GTAGTACCGTTGTCAGCACACAGCGTTCACAAG ATCATTTCCATGTCTTTGTTGGTGATCTCAGTCCAGAAATTACAACTGAAGATATAAAAGCTGCTTTTGCACCATTTGGAAGAATATC AGATGCCCGAGTGGTAAAAGACATGGCAACAGGAAAGTCTAAAGGATATGGCTTTGTCTCctttttcaacaaatgg GATGCCGAAAACGCCATTCAACAGATGGGTGGCCAATGGCTTGGTGGAAGACAAATCAGAACTAACTGGGCAACCCGAAAGCCTCCAGCTCCAAAGAGTACATATGAGT CAAACACCAAACAGCTATCATATGATGAAGTTGTAAATCAGTCTAGTCCGAGCAACTGTACTGTATACTGTGGAGGTGTCACTTCTGGGCTGACAG AACAACTAATGCGTCAGACTTTTTCACCATTTGGACAAATAATGGAAATTCGAGTCTTTCCAGATAAAGGATATTCATTTGTTCG GTTCAATTCCCATGAAAGTGCAGCACATGCAATCGTTTCTGTTAATGGAACTACCATCGAAGGTCATGTGGTGAAATGCTATTGGGGGAAAGAAACTCTTGATATGATAAATCCTGTGCAACAG AATCAAATTGGATATCCACAAGCTTATGGCCAGTGGGGCCAGTGGTATGGAAATGCACAACAAATTGGCCAGTATATGCCTAATGGTTGGCAGGTACCTGCATATGGAATGTATGGCCAAGCATGGAATCAGCAGGGATTTAA TCAGACACAGTCTTCCGCACCGTGGATGGGACCAAATTATGGAGTGCAGCCACCTCCAGGACAGAATGGCAGCATGTTGCCTAATCAGCCTGCAGGGTACCGAGTGGCAGGGTATGAAACCCAGTGA
- the TIA1 gene encoding nucleolysin TIA-1 isoform X3 — protein sequence MSNNEDNLSFLRPVYKSRYVGNLSRDVTEALILQLFSQIGPCKNCKMIMDTAGNDPYCFVEFYEHRHAAAALAAMNGRKIMGKEVKVNWATTPSSQKKDTSSSTVVSTQRSQDHFHVFVGDLSPEITTEDIKAAFAPFGRISDARVVKDMATGKSKGYGFVSFFNKWDAENAIQQMGGQWLGGRQIRTNWATRKPPAPKSTYESNTKQLSYDEVVNQSSPSNCTVYCGGVTSGLTEQLMRQTFSPFGQIMEIRVFPDKGYSFVRFNSHESAAHAIVSVNGTTIEGHVVKCYWGKETLDMINPVQQQNQIGYPQAYGQWGQWYGNAQQIGQYMPNGWQVPAYGMYGQAWNQQGFNQTQSSAPWMGPNYGVQPPPGQNGSMLPNQPAGYRVAGYETQ from the exons ATGTCAAATAATGAAGACAACCTCAGCTTTCTCAGGCCAGTCTACAAAAGCAG atATGTCGGCAACCTTTCCAGAGATGTGACAGAAGCTCTAATTCTCCAGCTGTTTAGCCAGATTGGACCTTGTAAAAACTGCAAAATGATTATGGAT ACAGCTGGAAATGATCCATATTGTTTTGTGGAGTTTTATGAGCATCGTCATGCAGCTGCAGCACTGGCTGCTATGAATGGGCGGAAGATAATGGGTAAG GAAGTCAAAGTGAATTGGGCAACAACCCCCAGCAGTCAAAAGAAAGATACAAGCA GTAGTACCGTTGTCAGCACACAGCGTTCACAAG ATCATTTCCATGTCTTTGTTGGTGATCTCAGTCCAGAAATTACAACTGAAGATATAAAAGCTGCTTTTGCACCATTTGGAAGAATATC AGATGCCCGAGTGGTAAAAGACATGGCAACAGGAAAGTCTAAAGGATATGGCTTTGTCTCctttttcaacaaatgg GATGCCGAAAACGCCATTCAACAGATGGGTGGCCAATGGCTTGGTGGAAGACAAATCAGAACTAACTGGGCAACCCGAAAGCCTCCAGCTCCAAAGAGTACATATGAGT CAAACACCAAACAGCTATCATATGATGAAGTTGTAAATCAGTCTAGTCCGAGCAACTGTACTGTATACTGTGGAGGTGTCACTTCTGGGCTGACAG AACAACTAATGCGTCAGACTTTTTCACCATTTGGACAAATAATGGAAATTCGAGTCTTTCCAGATAAAGGATATTCATTTGTTCG GTTCAATTCCCATGAAAGTGCAGCACATGCAATCGTTTCTGTTAATGGAACTACCATCGAAGGTCATGTGGTGAAATGCTATTGGGGGAAAGAAACTCTTGATATGATAAATCCTGTGCAACAG CAGAATCAAATTGGATATCCACAAGCTTATGGCCAGTGGGGCCAGTGGTATGGAAATGCACAACAAATTGGCCAGTATATGCCTAATGGTTGGCAGGTACCTGCATATGGAATGTATGGCCAAGCATGGAATCAGCAGGGATTTAA TCAGACACAGTCTTCCGCACCGTGGATGGGACCAAATTATGGAGTGCAGCCACCTCCAGGACAGAATGGCAGCATGTTGCCTAATCAGCCTGCAGGGTACCGAGTGGCAGGGTATGAAACCCAGTGA
- the TIA1 gene encoding nucleolysin TIA-1 isoform X9 translates to MSNNEDNLSFLRPVYKSRYVGNLSRDVTEALILQLFSQIGPCKNCKMIMDTAGNDPYCFVEFYEHRHAAAALAAMNGRKIMGKEVKVNWATTPSSQKKDTSNHFHVFVGDLSPEITTEDIKAAFAPFGRISDARVVKDMATGKSKGYGFVSFFNKWDAENAIQQMGGQWLGGRQIRTNWATRKPPAPKSTYESNTKQLSYDEVVNQSSPSNCTVYCGGVTSGLTEQLMRQTFSPFGQIMEIRVFPDKGYSFVRFNSHESAAHAIVSVNGTTIEGHVVKCYWGKETLDMINPVQQNQIGYPQAYGQWGQWYGNAQQIGQYMPNGWQVPAYGMYGQAWNQQGFNQTQSSAPWMGPNYGVQPPPGQNGSMLPNQPAGYRVAGYETQ, encoded by the exons ATGTCAAATAATGAAGACAACCTCAGCTTTCTCAGGCCAGTCTACAAAAGCAG atATGTCGGCAACCTTTCCAGAGATGTGACAGAAGCTCTAATTCTCCAGCTGTTTAGCCAGATTGGACCTTGTAAAAACTGCAAAATGATTATGGAT ACAGCTGGAAATGATCCATATTGTTTTGTGGAGTTTTATGAGCATCGTCATGCAGCTGCAGCACTGGCTGCTATGAATGGGCGGAAGATAATGGGTAAG GAAGTCAAAGTGAATTGGGCAACAACCCCCAGCAGTCAAAAGAAAGATACAAGCA ATCATTTCCATGTCTTTGTTGGTGATCTCAGTCCAGAAATTACAACTGAAGATATAAAAGCTGCTTTTGCACCATTTGGAAGAATATC AGATGCCCGAGTGGTAAAAGACATGGCAACAGGAAAGTCTAAAGGATATGGCTTTGTCTCctttttcaacaaatgg GATGCCGAAAACGCCATTCAACAGATGGGTGGCCAATGGCTTGGTGGAAGACAAATCAGAACTAACTGGGCAACCCGAAAGCCTCCAGCTCCAAAGAGTACATATGAGT CAAACACCAAACAGCTATCATATGATGAAGTTGTAAATCAGTCTAGTCCGAGCAACTGTACTGTATACTGTGGAGGTGTCACTTCTGGGCTGACAG AACAACTAATGCGTCAGACTTTTTCACCATTTGGACAAATAATGGAAATTCGAGTCTTTCCAGATAAAGGATATTCATTTGTTCG GTTCAATTCCCATGAAAGTGCAGCACATGCAATCGTTTCTGTTAATGGAACTACCATCGAAGGTCATGTGGTGAAATGCTATTGGGGGAAAGAAACTCTTGATATGATAAATCCTGTGCAACAG AATCAAATTGGATATCCACAAGCTTATGGCCAGTGGGGCCAGTGGTATGGAAATGCACAACAAATTGGCCAGTATATGCCTAATGGTTGGCAGGTACCTGCATATGGAATGTATGGCCAAGCATGGAATCAGCAGGGATTTAA TCAGACACAGTCTTCCGCACCGTGGATGGGACCAAATTATGGAGTGCAGCCACCTCCAGGACAGAATGGCAGCATGTTGCCTAATCAGCCTGCAGGGTACCGAGTGGCAGGGTATGAAACCCAGTGA
- the TIA1 gene encoding nucleolysin TIA-1 isoform X6: MEDEMPKTLYVGNLSRDVTEALILQLFSQIGPCKNCKMIMDTAGNDPYCFVEFYEHRHAAAALAAMNGRKIMGKEVKVNWATTPSSQKKDTSSSTVVSTQRSQDHFHVFVGDLSPEITTEDIKAAFAPFGRISDARVVKDMATGKSKGYGFVSFFNKWDAENAIQQMGGQWLGGRQIRTNWATRKPPAPKSTYESNTKQLSYDEVVNQSSPSNCTVYCGGVTSGLTEQLMRQTFSPFGQIMEIRVFPDKGYSFVRFNSHESAAHAIVSVNGTTIEGHVVKCYWGKETLDMINPVQQQNQIGYPQAYGQWGQWYGNAQQIGQYMPNGWQVPAYGMYGQAWNQQGFNQTQSSAPWMGPNYGVQPPPGQNGSMLPNQPAGYRVAGYETQ; encoded by the exons ATGGAGGACGAGATGCCCAAGACTCT atATGTCGGCAACCTTTCCAGAGATGTGACAGAAGCTCTAATTCTCCAGCTGTTTAGCCAGATTGGACCTTGTAAAAACTGCAAAATGATTATGGAT ACAGCTGGAAATGATCCATATTGTTTTGTGGAGTTTTATGAGCATCGTCATGCAGCTGCAGCACTGGCTGCTATGAATGGGCGGAAGATAATGGGTAAG GAAGTCAAAGTGAATTGGGCAACAACCCCCAGCAGTCAAAAGAAAGATACAAGCA GTAGTACCGTTGTCAGCACACAGCGTTCACAAG ATCATTTCCATGTCTTTGTTGGTGATCTCAGTCCAGAAATTACAACTGAAGATATAAAAGCTGCTTTTGCACCATTTGGAAGAATATC AGATGCCCGAGTGGTAAAAGACATGGCAACAGGAAAGTCTAAAGGATATGGCTTTGTCTCctttttcaacaaatgg GATGCCGAAAACGCCATTCAACAGATGGGTGGCCAATGGCTTGGTGGAAGACAAATCAGAACTAACTGGGCAACCCGAAAGCCTCCAGCTCCAAAGAGTACATATGAGT CAAACACCAAACAGCTATCATATGATGAAGTTGTAAATCAGTCTAGTCCGAGCAACTGTACTGTATACTGTGGAGGTGTCACTTCTGGGCTGACAG AACAACTAATGCGTCAGACTTTTTCACCATTTGGACAAATAATGGAAATTCGAGTCTTTCCAGATAAAGGATATTCATTTGTTCG GTTCAATTCCCATGAAAGTGCAGCACATGCAATCGTTTCTGTTAATGGAACTACCATCGAAGGTCATGTGGTGAAATGCTATTGGGGGAAAGAAACTCTTGATATGATAAATCCTGTGCAACAG CAGAATCAAATTGGATATCCACAAGCTTATGGCCAGTGGGGCCAGTGGTATGGAAATGCACAACAAATTGGCCAGTATATGCCTAATGGTTGGCAGGTACCTGCATATGGAATGTATGGCCAAGCATGGAATCAGCAGGGATTTAA TCAGACACAGTCTTCCGCACCGTGGATGGGACCAAATTATGGAGTGCAGCCACCTCCAGGACAGAATGGCAGCATGTTGCCTAATCAGCCTGCAGGGTACCGAGTGGCAGGGTATGAAACCCAGTGA
- the TIA1 gene encoding nucleolysin TIA-1 isoform X5 produces the protein MEDEMPKTLYVGNLSRDVTEALILQLFSQIGPCKNCKMIMDVRTAGNDPYCFVEFYEHRHAAAALAAMNGRKIMGKEVKVNWATTPSSQKKDTSSSTVVSTQRSQDHFHVFVGDLSPEITTEDIKAAFAPFGRISDARVVKDMATGKSKGYGFVSFFNKWDAENAIQQMGGQWLGGRQIRTNWATRKPPAPKSTYESNTKQLSYDEVVNQSSPSNCTVYCGGVTSGLTEQLMRQTFSPFGQIMEIRVFPDKGYSFVRFNSHESAAHAIVSVNGTTIEGHVVKCYWGKETLDMINPVQQQNQIGYPQAYGQWGQWYGNAQQIGQYMPNGWQVPAYGMYGQAWNQQGFNQTQSSAPWMGPNYGVQPPPGQNGSMLPNQPAGYRVAGYETQ, from the exons ATGGAGGACGAGATGCCCAAGACTCT atATGTCGGCAACCTTTCCAGAGATGTGACAGAAGCTCTAATTCTCCAGCTGTTTAGCCAGATTGGACCTTGTAAAAACTGCAAAATGATTATGGATGTAAGG ACAGCTGGAAATGATCCATATTGTTTTGTGGAGTTTTATGAGCATCGTCATGCAGCTGCAGCACTGGCTGCTATGAATGGGCGGAAGATAATGGGTAAG GAAGTCAAAGTGAATTGGGCAACAACCCCCAGCAGTCAAAAGAAAGATACAAGCA GTAGTACCGTTGTCAGCACACAGCGTTCACAAG ATCATTTCCATGTCTTTGTTGGTGATCTCAGTCCAGAAATTACAACTGAAGATATAAAAGCTGCTTTTGCACCATTTGGAAGAATATC AGATGCCCGAGTGGTAAAAGACATGGCAACAGGAAAGTCTAAAGGATATGGCTTTGTCTCctttttcaacaaatgg GATGCCGAAAACGCCATTCAACAGATGGGTGGCCAATGGCTTGGTGGAAGACAAATCAGAACTAACTGGGCAACCCGAAAGCCTCCAGCTCCAAAGAGTACATATGAGT CAAACACCAAACAGCTATCATATGATGAAGTTGTAAATCAGTCTAGTCCGAGCAACTGTACTGTATACTGTGGAGGTGTCACTTCTGGGCTGACAG AACAACTAATGCGTCAGACTTTTTCACCATTTGGACAAATAATGGAAATTCGAGTCTTTCCAGATAAAGGATATTCATTTGTTCG GTTCAATTCCCATGAAAGTGCAGCACATGCAATCGTTTCTGTTAATGGAACTACCATCGAAGGTCATGTGGTGAAATGCTATTGGGGGAAAGAAACTCTTGATATGATAAATCCTGTGCAACAG CAGAATCAAATTGGATATCCACAAGCTTATGGCCAGTGGGGCCAGTGGTATGGAAATGCACAACAAATTGGCCAGTATATGCCTAATGGTTGGCAGGTACCTGCATATGGAATGTATGGCCAAGCATGGAATCAGCAGGGATTTAA TCAGACACAGTCTTCCGCACCGTGGATGGGACCAAATTATGGAGTGCAGCCACCTCCAGGACAGAATGGCAGCATGTTGCCTAATCAGCCTGCAGGGTACCGAGTGGCAGGGTATGAAACCCAGTGA
- the TIA1 gene encoding nucleolysin TIA-1 isoform X1 encodes MSNNEDNLSFLRPVYKSRYVGNLSRDVTEALILQLFSQIGPCKNCKMIMDVRTAGNDPYCFVEFYEHRHAAAALAAMNGRKIMGKEVKVNWATTPSSQKKDTSSSTVVSTQRSQDHFHVFVGDLSPEITTEDIKAAFAPFGRISDARVVKDMATGKSKGYGFVSFFNKWDAENAIQQMGGQWLGGRQIRTNWATRKPPAPKSTYESNTKQLSYDEVVNQSSPSNCTVYCGGVTSGLTEQLMRQTFSPFGQIMEIRVFPDKGYSFVRFNSHESAAHAIVSVNGTTIEGHVVKCYWGKETLDMINPVQQQNQIGYPQAYGQWGQWYGNAQQIGQYMPNGWQVPAYGMYGQAWNQQGFNQTQSSAPWMGPNYGVQPPPGQNGSMLPNQPAGYRVAGYETQ; translated from the exons ATGTCAAATAATGAAGACAACCTCAGCTTTCTCAGGCCAGTCTACAAAAGCAG atATGTCGGCAACCTTTCCAGAGATGTGACAGAAGCTCTAATTCTCCAGCTGTTTAGCCAGATTGGACCTTGTAAAAACTGCAAAATGATTATGGATGTAAGG ACAGCTGGAAATGATCCATATTGTTTTGTGGAGTTTTATGAGCATCGTCATGCAGCTGCAGCACTGGCTGCTATGAATGGGCGGAAGATAATGGGTAAG GAAGTCAAAGTGAATTGGGCAACAACCCCCAGCAGTCAAAAGAAAGATACAAGCA GTAGTACCGTTGTCAGCACACAGCGTTCACAAG ATCATTTCCATGTCTTTGTTGGTGATCTCAGTCCAGAAATTACAACTGAAGATATAAAAGCTGCTTTTGCACCATTTGGAAGAATATC AGATGCCCGAGTGGTAAAAGACATGGCAACAGGAAAGTCTAAAGGATATGGCTTTGTCTCctttttcaacaaatgg GATGCCGAAAACGCCATTCAACAGATGGGTGGCCAATGGCTTGGTGGAAGACAAATCAGAACTAACTGGGCAACCCGAAAGCCTCCAGCTCCAAAGAGTACATATGAGT CAAACACCAAACAGCTATCATATGATGAAGTTGTAAATCAGTCTAGTCCGAGCAACTGTACTGTATACTGTGGAGGTGTCACTTCTGGGCTGACAG AACAACTAATGCGTCAGACTTTTTCACCATTTGGACAAATAATGGAAATTCGAGTCTTTCCAGATAAAGGATATTCATTTGTTCG GTTCAATTCCCATGAAAGTGCAGCACATGCAATCGTTTCTGTTAATGGAACTACCATCGAAGGTCATGTGGTGAAATGCTATTGGGGGAAAGAAACTCTTGATATGATAAATCCTGTGCAACAG CAGAATCAAATTGGATATCCACAAGCTTATGGCCAGTGGGGCCAGTGGTATGGAAATGCACAACAAATTGGCCAGTATATGCCTAATGGTTGGCAGGTACCTGCATATGGAATGTATGGCCAAGCATGGAATCAGCAGGGATTTAA TCAGACACAGTCTTCCGCACCGTGGATGGGACCAAATTATGGAGTGCAGCCACCTCCAGGACAGAATGGCAGCATGTTGCCTAATCAGCCTGCAGGGTACCGAGTGGCAGGGTATGAAACCCAGTGA
- the TIA1 gene encoding nucleolysin TIA-1 isoform X10, protein MNGRKIMGKEVKVNWATTPSSQKKDTSSSTVVSTQRSQDHFHVFVGDLSPEITTEDIKAAFAPFGRISDARVVKDMATGKSKGYGFVSFFNKWDAENAIQQMGGQWLGGRQIRTNWATRKPPAPKSTYESNTKQLSYDEVVNQSSPSNCTVYCGGVTSGLTEQLMRQTFSPFGQIMEIRVFPDKGYSFVRFNSHESAAHAIVSVNGTTIEGHVVKCYWGKETLDMINPVQQQNQIGYPQAYGQWGQWYGNAQQIGQYMPNGWQVPAYGMYGQAWNQQGFNQTQSSAPWMGPNYGVQPPPGQNGSMLPNQPAGYRVAGYETQ, encoded by the exons ATGAATGGGCGGAAGATAATGGGTAAG GAAGTCAAAGTGAATTGGGCAACAACCCCCAGCAGTCAAAAGAAAGATACAAGCA GTAGTACCGTTGTCAGCACACAGCGTTCACAAG ATCATTTCCATGTCTTTGTTGGTGATCTCAGTCCAGAAATTACAACTGAAGATATAAAAGCTGCTTTTGCACCATTTGGAAGAATATC AGATGCCCGAGTGGTAAAAGACATGGCAACAGGAAAGTCTAAAGGATATGGCTTTGTCTCctttttcaacaaatgg GATGCCGAAAACGCCATTCAACAGATGGGTGGCCAATGGCTTGGTGGAAGACAAATCAGAACTAACTGGGCAACCCGAAAGCCTCCAGCTCCAAAGAGTACATATGAGT CAAACACCAAACAGCTATCATATGATGAAGTTGTAAATCAGTCTAGTCCGAGCAACTGTACTGTATACTGTGGAGGTGTCACTTCTGGGCTGACAG AACAACTAATGCGTCAGACTTTTTCACCATTTGGACAAATAATGGAAATTCGAGTCTTTCCAGATAAAGGATATTCATTTGTTCG GTTCAATTCCCATGAAAGTGCAGCACATGCAATCGTTTCTGTTAATGGAACTACCATCGAAGGTCATGTGGTGAAATGCTATTGGGGGAAAGAAACTCTTGATATGATAAATCCTGTGCAACAG CAGAATCAAATTGGATATCCACAAGCTTATGGCCAGTGGGGCCAGTGGTATGGAAATGCACAACAAATTGGCCAGTATATGCCTAATGGTTGGCAGGTACCTGCATATGGAATGTATGGCCAAGCATGGAATCAGCAGGGATTTAA TCAGACACAGTCTTCCGCACCGTGGATGGGACCAAATTATGGAGTGCAGCCACCTCCAGGACAGAATGGCAGCATGTTGCCTAATCAGCCTGCAGGGTACCGAGTGGCAGGGTATGAAACCCAGTGA